The following DNA comes from Tumebacillus amylolyticus.
TCCTCGACATCCACAACAACCCCAACGAAGACATATATATCGGCCTCTTCTTCAAAGAACGCACCGTCTCCCCGGAATATGCCGCCGTTTTGGAGCGCAACCCGATGGACGACACCAAGGAAACGATCGACGCGCTGGTTTCGCTGCAAGCGGAACTCATCCTCGACCACGCGTTCAAGCAATTCCGTCTGAACTCGCTCTACGAGCGCATCGACCACGCGCTGGCGGTGGGCGACCAAGCGGGATTCCTCGAACTGACAACCGAACTGAAAACCGTACTGGAACCGGATGCCTGAGGCGTCCGGTTTCTTTTTTGCCGACTCTGCAAAAATTGCGCTGCTTCGAGCGCAACAATCGCAAAGCGGCGAGCGGGTGGGGGAGGTAAGATGAAATCACGGAAGACGCAACACAATCCCGCTTCAAGGAGGCAACAGCATGAAAACCAAATTCGCACTTCTGGCAGCACTTGGCGTCCTCGTTTTCGGAGCTTCGTTTGCAACCGCCGCATCGGCTGCAACGTACGACGACGGTCCGTCCAAGTACATGGCACGCGGCAATTAAGTCAAGTTCTCTCCCAAACCCTTGAGTCCCCCTCGTTCTCCCCTGTGGAGGCGGGGGGCTTTTTTTTTCGGCAACGTTCAAAAATTTGCCGTTTTCCGGACAGGTTGCGCACTGGAAGTGAAGTTTCCAAAGGAGTAGAATCATGGTGCATAGTGGCTCATACTAGGTAGGCACAATAAGCATACTGGAAAGGAGGGGAGAAACATGCGTCTCACTCACGTACATATGAACAAGTTTGAGGAATACTCGCCCTACATCGATACGCTGGTGTTGCCGATCGGGACGATTGAAGCACACGGGCCGCACGCGCCGCTTGGCACCGATGTGCTGATTCCCAAGAAGCTGGCCGAGTATCTCGAACGACAGCTGAGCGGGCGAATCTGGACCGCTCCGGAGATTCCGTACGGCAACACGTGGCACCTGCGGGACTTCCCGGGCTCCATCGATGTACCGAATCGGATCTTCGGCGACTATGTACATGCGGTCGTCTCGTCGTTTGCGCGCTGGGGCATCAAAAACGTCGTGCTCCTGAACGGGCACGGCGGCAATATCACCGCGCTGAACGAGGTGGCGACCCGTTTGGTCGAGGAGGGGTTGCGCGTCTTGGTCAGCAATTACTGGGTCGACTACCGCGAAGAGATCAAAGCTGTCACACCGGGCGTCGGTCATGCCGGCGAAGACGAAACGTCGCTGATGATGGCGGTTGATCAAACTTCGGTCGATCTGGCTCTTGCGGGAGCTGTGCACGACTTGGAGAGTACCCGTGTCCGATTCCCGAACATGGGCCGGGAGATGTACCCGAACGCATACTCCGGAGATCCGAAATCGGCATCTGCGGAAAAAGGAGAGCGGTTGTTTGAACTCGTCGGCACCCGTCTCGTCCACGAAATCACAGCGCTGTGGAGTCACAACTCGTAACTTTTTGTGACATTTGTCGATATGAGAAAAATAGCACATGCGCTTGCTTGACACTATAATAGGCAGACTGTAAGATTGAATCGAGATGCACGGGTCACGTTTTACATACCATTATATCTGTCGAATTTGCAGGAAATGACACGGATATCTCGTTTTCGGTATGTCGAAATTTGGCCGGTACGATTTTTTCTTAGGTAGGGAGGTTAGATGGACAATGAGTGACAAGAATGGCAAACAGGGGCTCTCCCGCCGTCAGTTCCTTTCCTACGCACTTGGTGGCACTGGCGCGTTCATGGCAGCGACCATCGCGGCTCCGCTGGTACCGTTTGCTATTGACCCGCTTACCCGCACCTCCGGTGGGGGCTTTGCAGACAGCGGTCTGAAGGAAAGTGATATTAAGGACGACTTCCCGACGATGGTTGACTTCAAGGTCCACCGTAAGGACGGGTGGATTGAAGAAAACGTCAAGATGCGCGCATGGTTGATCAAGGACAAATCCGGCAAGATCATGGCGATGTCCCCGATCTGCACCCACTTGGGTTGCCAAGTTGCGGGTACTGTTGATGAAGGCGGCAAAGGCAAGCCGTCCGAGGACGGCGAGTGGTGGTTCCACTGCCCGTGCCACGGCGGTCGTTACACCATTTACGGGATCAACGACAAAGCCAAACCGCCGCAACGTCCGCTTGACTTGTACGAAGTCAAGGTCGAGGGCGGCAAAGTAATGCTCGGCGCAATCTCGCAACGCAAAGCGTAATAGGAAGTAGGTGAGACTAACCAATGTTCAAGAAAACGTATGACTGGATCGACGAAAGGCTTGGTATCACGCCGATCTGGCGTGACATCGCAGACCACGACGTTCCTGCACACGTCAACCCTGCGAACAAGATGTCCGCGTTCGTCTACTGCTTCGGCGGCCTGACCTTCCTGATCATCGTCACCCAGATCCTTTCCGGGATGTTCTTGGCGATGTATTATGTACCGGATATCGTAAACGCATATCGTTCTGTTCAGTACATCACCGACGAAGTCTTGCTCGGACAAATCGTCCGCGGCATGCACTTCTGGGGAGCAAGTTTGGTCATTATCATGATGTTCCTCCATATGCTCCGGGTCTTCTTCACCGGTTCCTACAAGGCACCGCGCGAGATGAACTGGGTTGTCGGCGTTTTGATCTTCTTCGTCGTCATGGGCTTCGGCTTCACGGGCTACTTGTTGCCGTGGGACCAAAAAGCATACTGGGCGACCGCGGTCGGCGCGCAAATCGCAGAGTCGGTTCCGTGGATCGGGAAGTACATCAGAACCGTGCTCATCGGCGGCGACATGCTCGGCGCACTGACGCTGACTCGCTTCTTTGCGATTCATGTGTTCTTCCTGCCGGCTGGTCTTCTCGGCCTGTTGGGCTTGCACTTCATCATGATCCGGAAACAAGGTATCGCAGGTCCGTTGTAAGATCTTCGATGTTGTTGTGTTCGGAAGCTCAACATTGCTAGAGAAGGAGGTAGCCTAGAGAATGGCACACGATCATTTTCGCGACCGTATTCCTGGGACCCCGCGTTTCAAGGAAAAAGATAAAAACAAGCCGATCGGAACCGA
Coding sequences within:
- a CDS encoding ReoY family proteolytic degradation factor codes for the protein MGEVITIAEKKTFIKWFLDKYDLQNREAEWLLQYIASSDQLLERVHFIDNFRNLPKTILISTKCVQMTPFKFYKNKRVTSDVEKAFLDIHNNPNEDIYIGLFFKERTVSPEYAAVLERNPMDDTKETIDALVSLQAELILDHAFKQFRLNSLYERIDHALAVGDQAGFLELTTELKTVLEPDA
- a CDS encoding creatininase family protein yields the protein MRLTHVHMNKFEEYSPYIDTLVLPIGTIEAHGPHAPLGTDVLIPKKLAEYLERQLSGRIWTAPEIPYGNTWHLRDFPGSIDVPNRIFGDYVHAVVSSFARWGIKNVVLLNGHGGNITALNEVATRLVEEGLRVLVSNYWVDYREEIKAVTPGVGHAGEDETSLMMAVDQTSVDLALAGAVHDLESTRVRFPNMGREMYPNAYSGDPKSASAEKGERLFELVGTRLVHEITALWSHNS
- a CDS encoding ubiquinol-cytochrome c reductase iron-sulfur subunit yields the protein MSDKNGKQGLSRRQFLSYALGGTGAFMAATIAAPLVPFAIDPLTRTSGGGFADSGLKESDIKDDFPTMVDFKVHRKDGWIEENVKMRAWLIKDKSGKIMAMSPICTHLGCQVAGTVDEGGKGKPSEDGEWWFHCPCHGGRYTIYGINDKAKPPQRPLDLYEVKVEGGKVMLGAISQRKA
- the qcrB gene encoding menaquinol-cytochrome c reductase cytochrome b subunit gives rise to the protein MFKKTYDWIDERLGITPIWRDIADHDVPAHVNPANKMSAFVYCFGGLTFLIIVTQILSGMFLAMYYVPDIVNAYRSVQYITDEVLLGQIVRGMHFWGASLVIIMMFLHMLRVFFTGSYKAPREMNWVVGVLIFFVVMGFGFTGYLLPWDQKAYWATAVGAQIAESVPWIGKYIRTVLIGGDMLGALTLTRFFAIHVFFLPAGLLGLLGLHFIMIRKQGIAGPL